Proteins encoded within one genomic window of Pectobacterium araliae:
- a CDS encoding glutathione S-transferase family protein: MVTIWGRDNSTNVKKVLWCAEELALPYQHVAAGGQFGRNHDADYLAMNPNGLIPCLQDNDLVLWESNTIVRYLAAQYGQDSLYFADAGKRAGAEKWMDWTSSLAASFGPVFINMVRVAPEKRDMALVQKGIVECERLFGIVDTVLANQQWLSGDRFGVGDIPLGCVVYGWLNMPIERQAHPHLERWYQQLTERPAYQKHVMIPLS, from the coding sequence ATGGTAACGATTTGGGGTCGTGATAATTCGACCAACGTAAAGAAGGTCTTGTGGTGTGCGGAAGAACTTGCGCTGCCTTATCAACATGTCGCGGCTGGCGGACAATTTGGTCGTAACCATGATGCCGATTATCTGGCGATGAACCCTAATGGCCTTATCCCCTGCTTGCAGGACAACGATCTGGTGCTGTGGGAATCGAACACCATCGTGCGTTATTTGGCGGCGCAGTACGGTCAGGATTCGCTGTATTTTGCCGATGCAGGCAAGCGAGCAGGTGCCGAAAAATGGATGGACTGGACAAGCTCGCTTGCGGCTTCTTTCGGACCCGTATTCATTAATATGGTGCGCGTCGCGCCAGAAAAACGCGATATGGCGTTGGTACAGAAAGGTATCGTTGAATGCGAACGGTTGTTTGGTATTGTCGATACTGTTCTGGCTAATCAACAATGGCTATCCGGCGATCGGTTTGGCGTTGGCGATATTCCGTTAGGCTGCGTTGTCTACGGCTGGCTGAATATGCCGATTGAACGGCAGGCACATCCTCATCTGGAACGCTGGTATCAGCAACTCACCGAGCGTCCGGCTTATCAGAAACACGTCATGATTCCACTGTCTTAA
- a CDS encoding MetQ/NlpA family ABC transporter substrate-binding protein, with the protein MKLTHSVRAALGITLLAAGMQLAIANSDPQTITFGVAPGPYGDMVNLAIKPELVKKGYKVVVREFSDYVQPNLALANGSIDANLFQHTLYLEKFAADKGLKISPLIIVPTASMGFYSKKIKSLDELKKGDVVTLSNDATNLARGLRFLQSMGLITIKADIDPTKASEKDILENPRGLVFKAMEAAQLPRTLDSVTASLVNGNFAVASGLKLSSAIKLETLDENLKNVIAVRTDDLDKPFVKDTKAIVESPAYAAVINDPALIYSQFQKPEWMQATTPAPAQ; encoded by the coding sequence ATGAAATTAACGCATTCTGTTCGTGCTGCACTGGGTATTACCCTACTTGCCGCGGGTATGCAATTGGCGATAGCTAACAGCGATCCGCAGACGATCACGTTTGGCGTGGCACCCGGTCCCTATGGTGACATGGTGAATCTGGCGATCAAACCTGAGCTGGTGAAAAAAGGCTACAAGGTTGTGGTGCGTGAATTCAGCGATTACGTTCAACCTAACCTGGCGCTGGCCAACGGTAGCATCGATGCCAACCTTTTCCAGCATACACTCTATTTAGAAAAATTTGCCGCCGATAAAGGGTTAAAAATTTCCCCACTGATTATCGTACCGACGGCCAGCATGGGCTTCTATTCGAAGAAGATCAAATCGCTGGATGAGCTGAAAAAAGGAGACGTGGTTACGCTCTCTAATGACGCCACCAACCTGGCGCGCGGTCTGCGTTTCCTGCAATCGATGGGGTTGATTACCATTAAGGCCGATATCGATCCGACCAAAGCGTCTGAGAAAGATATTCTTGAAAACCCGCGCGGGTTAGTGTTCAAAGCGATGGAAGCGGCACAGTTGCCACGTACGCTGGATAGCGTGACGGCATCGTTGGTGAACGGTAATTTCGCCGTAGCGTCCGGCCTGAAACTCTCCTCAGCTATCAAGCTGGAAACGCTGGATGAAAACCTGAAGAATGTCATTGCTGTGCGTACTGACGATCTCGATAAGCCATTTGTTAAAGATACCAAAGCGATTGTGGAATCACCTGCGTATGCTGCGGTGATTAACGATCCGGCATTGATATATAGTCAGTTCCAAAAACCTGAGTGGATGCAGGCAACAACGCCAGCGCCCGCACAGTAA
- a CDS encoding methionine ABC transporter ATP-binding protein produces the protein MIQLEGVSVDFSHGKQPENRAVDNVSLHIQRGDIYGIVGTSGAGKSTLLRTINLLQRPTSGRVRVNDVLISELAGQPLREQRQKIGMIFQHFNLMQTRTVTENVAFSLKAAGKSNAEIAVRVPEILKLVGLLDKASSYPAQLSGGQKQRVGIARAIANDPEVLLCDEPTSALDLETSAAILALLKEINEKLGITIVLISHEMSVIKAVCDRVAVMTGGRVVEEGDVFDIFATPQHAFTRQLVSHTLDLALPPRLLVDLQGTLLKILFVGESAEQPVLSDVATRFGVSVNILHGKIEYIGNRALGILVALLTHPSDPEKVTEAVEHIQGRTANVEVLHG, from the coding sequence ATGATTCAGTTAGAAGGCGTAAGTGTTGATTTCTCACACGGGAAGCAGCCAGAAAATCGCGCGGTAGATAATGTATCACTACACATTCAGCGCGGAGATATTTACGGTATTGTCGGCACCAGCGGCGCGGGGAAAAGTACCCTGCTGCGAACCATCAATCTCCTGCAGCGTCCGACGTCAGGGCGTGTGCGCGTCAACGATGTGCTCATTAGCGAATTAGCCGGACAACCGTTGCGGGAACAGCGGCAAAAAATTGGCATGATCTTTCAGCATTTCAATTTGATGCAGACGCGTACCGTGACAGAAAATGTCGCGTTCAGTCTGAAAGCCGCCGGGAAATCCAATGCAGAAATTGCTGTGCGCGTGCCGGAAATTCTGAAGCTGGTCGGGCTGTTGGATAAAGCGTCATCGTATCCGGCGCAGCTCAGCGGTGGTCAGAAACAGCGTGTGGGTATCGCCAGAGCGATTGCCAACGATCCCGAAGTATTGCTGTGTGATGAGCCAACCTCGGCGCTTGATTTGGAAACGTCAGCCGCGATTTTGGCGTTACTGAAAGAGATTAATGAGAAACTGGGTATTACCATCGTGCTGATTTCTCATGAGATGAGCGTAATTAAGGCGGTCTGCGATCGGGTAGCGGTGATGACGGGCGGTCGGGTTGTGGAAGAAGGCGATGTGTTCGATATCTTCGCTACGCCGCAGCACGCCTTTACGCGTCAGCTGGTGTCTCATACGCTGGATCTCGCGTTGCCGCCGCGTTTGCTGGTGGATTTGCAGGGCACATTATTGAAGATTCTGTTCGTTGGTGAATCGGCGGAGCAGCCTGTGCTGTCGGACGTTGCGACGCGTTTCGGCGTATCCGTCAATATCCTGCACGGTAAGATCGAATACATCGGTAACCGTGCGCTAGGCATACTGGTTGCGCTATTGACTCATCCTTCTGACCCCGAAAAAGTGACGGAAGCGGTAGAACATATTCAGGGAAGAACGGCGAATGTGGAGGTGTTACATGGCTGA